The DNA region AGGCACTCTAATTTATAAACTTCGAAAAGAAAAGAATATGACTCAAAAGCAGTTAGCAGATGCTATGAATCTTTCAGACAGAACAATATCAAAATGGGAACGAGGATTAGGCTGCCCTGATATTTCATTGCTTATCCAACTATCTGAGCTATTAAATGTAAACATAAAAGAAATTTTATCTGGAGATTTAATTTCTAATGAATTTGTAGGAGGAAATATGAAGAACACAAAATATTATGTTTGTCCCCTTTGTGGTAATATTACCCTTAGCACAGGAAACGCTGTAATATCATGTTGTAGCAGAGTTTTAGAAGAATTAGTTCCAAAAAAAGCAACCGATAAGGAAAAGCTAAATGTAGAAATTGTTGAAGATGAATGGTTTATTTCATCTGAACATTCAATGACAAAAGATCACTATATCTCATTTTTAGCATTTGCAACAGGTGATAAAATACAAATTATCAAACAATATCCTGAATGGAATATACAGACACGCATATCTAAACGAGGCCATGGTATGCTACTTTGGTATTGCACAAAGCATGGATTATTCTATCAACTTATATAGGCAAATAGTAGTATTTATGAAAAATCACTTTGTTAAGGAGGACATCATCATGTATACAAAAAACATCTCGGAAAAAATCTGGGATGGAGTTCTCTATCCCATCCCAGATCGAAAAGATAAGGTGGTAGTTGTTATTAGTGGCAGCGAGGGCGGACTAAAATATACGAGAAAATGTGCACAATATCTGCAAGATAGGGGAATCCCTGCCTTGGCTCTTGGTTACTTTAAAACGCAAAATACGCAGAAATATCTGGACAGAGTTCCGTTAGAACGCATTGGGGCAGCAATCAAATGGCTGAATCAAAATGGTTATCAGAAGATTGCAGTCGAGGGAATTTCTAAGGGTACGGAATATGCATTTGCTGCCGCAATACAGTATCCTATAATATCTTGTGTCATAGCGAAAACGCCCTCATGGTTTTACAGTGAAGGAATGATAAACAAGAAGCCTTCAGGCACGAGTTGTTGGAGTTATGCAGATAGAGAACTCCCATATACACCGTATAAGAAGCGACGTTTCCATATGCTGAAAATGTTGTGGAAGAAAAAGGAATTTAATATACTGGAAGTAAACACAGGAAAGACAGTAAATCCTGAATCTGTCATCCCAATAGAAAAAATTCAAGGACCAATACTGATACTATCTGTTGAGAAGGACACAATTTGGCCATCGAAGGAGAGCGGCGAGAATTTGATGAAACGTCTTGACGAGAAGCATTTTCCGTATGCACATAAACACATTAGTTATGCACATATGAGTCATATGATGATGGAATACTTTGGCTCTGAGATTCGATATTTTATTAAGTCAGAAAGGGAGTATCCAGGGGAATGTGCAAAAGAACGTATAGAAATGGGAAATGCATGTGTTCAATGGATTGAGAAAGTATGGATATAGGAACAGAGGATAGCAGTTACAAAGCAGATTATTCCACCGTTCTACAAAACCTACTCAAATATATCAAAATATATTTATACAAATAGATTTTGCTCAAGAAGTATCACCTTCTCGATTTAATTCATCCATATATTAGATTTCTCTAACGTATGACCAGTAAATAGAATTTTGCTTTTTTTAAAATTCCATTTAGCTGTATATGTTGAGTTGTATAAATCCCAATCAACATAGTCCGAACCAGACAATAATTTATCTTTTTTAGCTATATTAACACTGCTGTTTATATCTCTTGATAATT from Sporanaerobacter acetigenes DSM 13106 includes:
- a CDS encoding helix-turn-helix domain-containing protein — its product is MDYTKIGTLIYKLRKEKNMTQKQLADAMNLSDRTISKWERGLGCPDISLLIQLSELLNVNIKEILSGDLISNEFVGGNMKNTKYYVCPLCGNITLSTGNAVISCCSRVLEELVPKKATDKEKLNVEIVEDEWFISSEHSMTKDHYISFLAFATGDKIQIIKQYPEWNIQTRISKRGHGMLLWYCTKHGLFYQLI
- a CDS encoding acyl-CoA thioester hydrolase/BAAT C-terminal domain-containing protein translates to MYTKNISEKIWDGVLYPIPDRKDKVVVVISGSEGGLKYTRKCAQYLQDRGIPALALGYFKTQNTQKYLDRVPLERIGAAIKWLNQNGYQKIAVEGISKGTEYAFAAAIQYPIISCVIAKTPSWFYSEGMINKKPSGTSCWSYADRELPYTPYKKRRFHMLKMLWKKKEFNILEVNTGKTVNPESVIPIEKIQGPILILSVEKDTIWPSKESGENLMKRLDEKHFPYAHKHISYAHMSHMMMEYFGSEIRYFIKSEREYPGECAKERIEMGNACVQWIEKVWI